One part of the Sorangiineae bacterium MSr11954 genome encodes these proteins:
- a CDS encoding response regulator: MSAEYTCLVVEDSPMMRQLLVFALSRVKNLRVTEADDGVDGLRKLAAGRFDIILTDINMPIMDGLKLVKRVRTDPIHKDTPVIIITTEGAAEDRKRAIELGANAYITKPIQAPQVIAKVKELLKIAT, encoded by the coding sequence ATGAGCGCCGAGTACACATGCCTGGTGGTGGAAGACTCCCCCATGATGCGGCAGCTTCTCGTCTTCGCCCTATCGCGCGTGAAGAACCTGCGCGTGACCGAGGCCGACGACGGCGTGGACGGTCTGCGCAAGCTCGCGGCCGGGCGCTTCGACATCATCCTGACCGACATCAACATGCCCATCATGGATGGCCTCAAGTTGGTGAAACGAGTCCGCACCGATCCGATTCACAAGGACACCCCCGTCATCATCATCACCACCGAGGGCGCCGCGGAGGACCGCAAACGAGCCATCGAGCTTGGCGCCAACGCGTACATCACCAAGCCGATTCAAGCGCCGCAGGTGATCGCCAAGGTGAAAGAGTTGCTCAAAATCGCGACCTGA
- a CDS encoding GAF domain-containing protein has translation MAERKPGEKVAPEPSAEVKMERDSFVHTFFKKGAEFTDELLRENDRLRKRLFDLESENAALRTHLASDEAIRELLRKIEYLEREKEQLLSHVREAERNSSHLFTRYSEVEEELSNLAHLYVASYQLHSTLHLREVLRHLKELLTQLVGSRAHAFYMKGSNELVPIASDGIELPELPRLAIHAGSRKEEDRGSHDRTGELIERVFMTGVAHIEEGDLSVVPRDQPAACVPMRIDDAVVGVIVIYSVLDQKEQFLPVDYALFKMLGAHAATALMGALLFADSKGKFPGLDTIAAITWHAARAGGDLK, from the coding sequence ATGGCGGAACGAAAACCTGGGGAGAAGGTGGCACCCGAGCCTTCCGCCGAGGTCAAGATGGAACGCGACTCGTTCGTCCACACCTTCTTCAAGAAGGGGGCCGAGTTCACCGACGAGCTCTTGCGCGAAAACGACCGCCTTCGCAAGCGGCTCTTCGACCTCGAGAGCGAGAACGCCGCGCTGCGCACGCATCTGGCGAGCGACGAAGCCATCCGGGAGCTGCTCCGCAAGATCGAGTATCTGGAGCGCGAGAAAGAGCAGCTCCTCTCCCATGTGCGCGAGGCCGAGCGAAACTCGTCCCACCTCTTTACGCGCTACTCGGAGGTGGAGGAGGAGCTGAGCAACCTCGCCCACCTTTACGTGGCCAGCTACCAGCTGCACTCCACCCTGCACCTTCGCGAGGTGCTCCGCCACTTGAAGGAGCTGCTCACGCAACTGGTCGGTTCGCGGGCCCACGCCTTCTACATGAAGGGCTCGAACGAGCTGGTTCCCATCGCGAGCGACGGCATCGAGCTCCCCGAGCTACCGCGCCTGGCCATCCACGCAGGCTCCCGCAAAGAAGAGGACCGCGGCTCGCACGACCGCACGGGCGAGTTGATCGAGCGCGTGTTCATGACCGGGGTAGCGCACATCGAAGAGGGCGACCTATCCGTGGTGCCGCGCGACCAGCCTGCCGCGTGCGTTCCGATGCGCATCGACGATGCCGTCGTGGGGGTTATCGTGATTTATTCGGTTCTCGACCAAAAAGAGCAGTTTTTGCCCGTAGACTACGCTCTCTTCAAGATGCTCGGGGCACACGCCGCCACGGCCCTCATGGGCGCGCTCCTCTTCGCGGACTCGAAGGGCAAGTTCCCTGGCCTCGATACGATCGCCGCCATCACGTGGCACGCGGCTCGTGCGGGAGGAGACCTGAAATGA
- a CDS encoding phosphoribosylanthranilate isomerase — translation MTKIKICGITTPDDARLCAELGADAIGINLVPGTPRYVTLDAARAIVRALGESAPHVLTVGVLANMPLSDMLALRSEFGCLQLHGNEPPYQLIPLLPHAYKAVRIGNEEDVAAASEYPGEYLLVDAKVPGVLGGSGRVFDWSLVQKLARARKLTLAGGLGPANVRDAIRAVRPYAIDVASGVELEGNPRKKDSARIRDFVREARAADE, via the coding sequence ATGACCAAGATCAAGATCTGCGGCATCACCACCCCCGACGACGCACGCCTGTGCGCCGAGCTCGGCGCCGATGCCATCGGCATCAACCTGGTCCCCGGCACCCCGCGCTATGTCACCCTCGATGCCGCGCGCGCGATCGTGCGCGCCCTCGGCGAGAGCGCGCCGCACGTGCTCACCGTGGGCGTCCTCGCGAACATGCCGCTCTCCGACATGCTCGCGCTTCGCTCGGAGTTCGGTTGCCTGCAGCTCCATGGGAACGAGCCGCCGTATCAGCTGATCCCGCTATTGCCTCATGCATACAAAGCGGTGCGCATTGGCAACGAAGAAGACGTTGCTGCAGCATCGGAGTACCCCGGCGAATATTTGTTGGTCGACGCCAAGGTGCCCGGGGTCCTGGGCGGGAGCGGCAGAGTCTTCGACTGGAGCTTGGTGCAAAAGCTCGCGCGTGCGCGCAAACTAACCTTGGCGGGCGGGCTCGGCCCCGCGAATGTGAGGGATGCCATTCGCGCGGTTCGGCCCTATGCCATCGATGTGGCGAGCGGGGTCGAGCTCGAGGGGAATCCAAGAAAGAAAGACTCAGCTCGCATTCGCGATTTCGTGCGAGAAGCAAGAGCAGCGGATGAGTAG
- a CDS encoding Uma2 family endonuclease translates to MVAHANPRLMTLEEWAELDDGESGELVDGYLEEEEMGSFIHDFVVLWLGSLLLQWIAPRGGHAAASEVKFGVTTNRGRKPDLTVFFPGRRPEPRGLVRLPPDIAVEVISHAPRDRRRDRVAKLSEYAAFGIRYYWLVDPDARIVEIFELGSDGRYVLALGAFEGRITSVPGCEGLELHLDDLWLQLDRLEGHDSPEAAEAEEIPAPPEAGPPEDVQ, encoded by the coding sequence ATGGTGGCGCACGCGAATCCCCGCTTGATGACCCTCGAAGAATGGGCCGAGCTCGATGACGGCGAGTCGGGCGAGTTGGTCGATGGGTATCTCGAGGAGGAAGAGATGGGGAGCTTCATCCACGATTTCGTCGTTCTGTGGTTGGGCAGCCTCCTGCTCCAATGGATCGCGCCGCGCGGCGGGCATGCGGCGGCCTCCGAGGTGAAGTTCGGCGTCACCACGAACCGCGGACGAAAACCCGATCTCACCGTCTTCTTCCCGGGGAGAAGACCCGAGCCACGCGGGCTCGTTCGCCTTCCACCCGATATCGCGGTGGAGGTGATCTCCCACGCCCCGCGTGACCGGCGGCGGGATCGCGTCGCCAAGTTGAGTGAATATGCGGCCTTCGGCATAAGGTACTACTGGCTCGTCGATCCCGACGCGCGCATCGTCGAGATCTTCGAGCTGGGATCCGACGGCCGCTATGTCCTCGCGCTCGGCGCGTTCGAGGGACGCATCACCTCCGTGCCCGGCTGCGAGGGGCTCGAGCTCCATCTCGACGATCTCTGGCTCCAACTCGACCGCCTCGAAGGCCACGACAGCCCCGAAGCCGCCGAAGCCGAAGAGATCCCCGCCCCGCCCGAAGCCGGCCCCCCCGAAGACGTGCAATGA
- the mvk gene encoding mevalonate kinase: protein MTTRTDSMTDMRERGQDGQNGQHGPNGQNALYGQTDQNGQNGQQAPQGLHDKQGLHDKWARASGKVILLGEHAVVYGVPAIAVGISRGAVARATQLEEGPSLLRLEGLPIELRADDEERDLARSFRAVLESIPIKVPTLVEARTDLPPGAGLGCSAALGVAIARALDPYADPQLVAERALGWERVFHGNPSGIDTAVSAGGGCIFFERGRGFERIRASSHLAGHSGAHLLLCVGHSGTVSSTKSMVESVARLRERKPAVVEKSFDAIRALVRNARLAIEAGDMRALGQLMDLNQMLLSGLFVSTQEIERMCSLARESGALGAKLTGAGGGGCVAALVEDRDVAARVLRSWKTAGFEGFLADASTHEPLHAPSKAHDHAAETAP, encoded by the coding sequence ATGACGACCAGGACGGATTCGATGACGGACATGCGCGAACGCGGCCAGGACGGTCAGAATGGTCAACATGGCCCAAATGGCCAAAATGCCTTGTACGGTCAAACTGACCAAAACGGTCAGAATGGCCAACAAGCGCCACAAGGGCTCCACGACAAGCAAGGGCTCCACGACAAATGGGCGCGCGCTTCCGGCAAAGTGATTTTGCTCGGTGAGCACGCCGTCGTATACGGAGTGCCGGCCATCGCGGTCGGAATCTCCCGCGGCGCCGTGGCTCGCGCGACCCAGCTGGAGGAAGGGCCGAGCCTTTTGCGCCTCGAGGGGCTGCCCATCGAGCTTCGCGCCGACGACGAGGAGCGCGATTTGGCACGAAGCTTTCGTGCAGTCCTCGAATCCATCCCCATCAAGGTCCCAACCCTCGTGGAAGCTCGCACCGATTTGCCTCCTGGCGCGGGGCTTGGATGTTCGGCCGCCCTCGGGGTCGCGATTGCCCGCGCGCTCGATCCGTATGCCGATCCGCAGCTGGTGGCCGAGCGTGCACTTGGCTGGGAGCGCGTTTTCCACGGCAATCCGTCGGGCATCGATACCGCGGTCTCCGCGGGCGGCGGGTGCATCTTCTTCGAGCGGGGACGCGGCTTCGAGCGCATTCGGGCATCCAGTCACCTCGCGGGTCACTCGGGCGCTCATTTGTTGTTGTGCGTAGGACATAGCGGCACCGTATCGAGCACCAAATCGATGGTGGAGTCGGTGGCGCGGCTGCGCGAGCGAAAGCCCGCGGTGGTGGAAAAATCGTTCGATGCCATTCGCGCGCTGGTACGTAATGCGCGTCTGGCCATCGAAGCGGGTGACATGCGCGCGCTTGGTCAATTGATGGATCTTAACCAAATGCTATTGAGCGGTCTTTTCGTCTCGACACAAGAGATCGAGCGTATGTGCAGCCTGGCGCGCGAATCGGGCGCGCTCGGCGCCAAGCTCACGGGCGCGGGCGGGGGAGGCTGCGTGGCCGCCCTGGTCGAGGATCGCGATGTGGCCGCACGCGTGCTCCGATCGTGGAAGACCGCAGGGTTCGAAGGGTTCTTGGCCGATGCGTCCACCCACGAGCCTTTGCATGCGCCCTCCAAGGCGCATGATCATGCGGCGGAGACCGCACCGTGA
- the fni gene encoding type 2 isopentenyl-diphosphate Delta-isomerase, translating to MAGSIGDRKSDHLTLCATENVGFRTRSTLLEGVKLVHDALPDRTTDSIDLSCSLFGKRLQAPLVIAAMTGGTEEAGRVNRGLARIAEERGIAFGLGSQRAMHVRPGSKDTYSVRAIAPTTAILGNLGVVQARAMSTGEVQDLIGQVQADALCIHLNPAMEMVQPGGDRDFSRGLETIERLRSELSVPVVVKETGCGLSRGVGARVRDIGVLDVDVSGAGGTSWVGVETLRAEKAGDVASQNLGEAFWDWGIPTAASVAALAPLGFRTLIATGGVATGLDVARAIALGATHAGIARPMLKAFSEGGHEGAMAKLDGILAELRCAMLLTGSKDVATLRTAKRVIVGELALWIDQM from the coding sequence ATGGCCGGTTCGATCGGCGACCGAAAGAGCGACCACTTGACCCTTTGCGCGACGGAGAACGTCGGCTTTCGCACCCGTTCCACCTTGTTGGAGGGCGTGAAGCTCGTTCACGACGCCCTGCCCGACCGCACCACCGACAGCATCGATCTCTCGTGCTCGCTCTTTGGGAAACGGTTGCAAGCGCCCCTCGTCATCGCGGCGATGACCGGTGGAACGGAAGAAGCGGGGCGGGTCAATCGCGGGCTGGCGCGCATCGCCGAGGAGCGCGGCATCGCCTTCGGGCTGGGGAGCCAGCGCGCCATGCACGTGCGCCCCGGCAGCAAGGACACATACAGCGTGCGCGCGATCGCGCCGACCACCGCCATCCTCGGCAACCTCGGGGTGGTGCAAGCGCGCGCCATGTCGACGGGCGAGGTGCAGGACCTCATCGGGCAAGTGCAGGCCGATGCACTCTGCATCCATCTCAACCCGGCCATGGAGATGGTGCAACCCGGCGGCGACCGCGATTTTTCGCGCGGCCTGGAGACCATCGAGCGCCTGCGCTCGGAGCTGTCGGTGCCGGTGGTCGTCAAGGAAACCGGCTGTGGCCTCTCGCGCGGTGTGGGCGCCCGGGTTCGGGACATCGGGGTGCTCGACGTCGATGTCTCCGGCGCCGGAGGCACATCGTGGGTCGGCGTGGAGACCTTGCGGGCGGAGAAGGCGGGCGACGTGGCCTCCCAGAACCTGGGGGAGGCCTTCTGGGACTGGGGCATCCCCACGGCCGCCTCGGTGGCCGCCCTCGCCCCGCTCGGCTTTCGCACCTTGATCGCCACCGGCGGGGTCGCGACCGGGCTCGACGTCGCGCGTGCAATCGCACTCGGTGCGACCCACGCAGGCATCGCCCGCCCCATGCTCAAAGCCTTCTCCGAGGGCGGTCACGAGGGGGCGATGGCCAAGCTCGATGGGATCCTCGCCGAGCTCCGATGCGCCATGCTCCTCACGGGCAGCAAGGATGTAGCGACACTTCGCACCGCCAAGCGCGTCATCGTTGGCGAGCTCGCGCTGTGGATCGATCAAATGTGA
- the mvaD gene encoding diphosphomevalonate decarboxylase encodes MSRISEATAIAHPNIALAKYWGKKPIPGNYPAVPSLSVTLDGMMTRTVVRFDSSLEVDRVVLNGTEAAQSDRAHLRVVELLDRVRALAGDTRRAFVQSANDFPTASGLASSASGFAALALAAVRAIPGLDASLEQVSDLARQSSASAARSLFDGFVELEPERPARSIAPPEHIDLHILVCVVTEEKKSIGSTSGMQTTALLSPYFDSWLSTAPVIFSSMKEALAARDWEALGELSEKSALAMHACAMAGGIVYVRGISLDLFAAVRGLRASGILAYFTADAGPHVKVLVRDGDVARATDVLSKVPGVLRVLDTRPGKGATVIASSPEATT; translated from the coding sequence GTGAGTCGTATTTCCGAAGCTACCGCCATTGCCCATCCGAATATCGCACTTGCGAAGTATTGGGGAAAGAAGCCAATCCCAGGCAATTATCCGGCCGTTCCAAGTCTCTCGGTTACGCTCGATGGCATGATGACACGTACCGTGGTGCGTTTCGATTCGAGCCTGGAGGTCGACCGCGTCGTGCTCAATGGCACGGAGGCGGCCCAGAGCGATCGCGCGCACCTGCGCGTGGTGGAGTTGCTCGATCGGGTGCGCGCGCTGGCGGGGGATACGCGGCGCGCGTTCGTCCAGTCGGCAAACGATTTTCCAACGGCGAGCGGTCTTGCATCGAGCGCCTCGGGCTTTGCGGCGCTCGCCCTGGCGGCGGTTCGTGCCATTCCAGGTCTCGATGCGAGCCTCGAGCAGGTGAGCGATCTGGCGCGGCAAAGCTCTGCGAGCGCGGCGCGCAGTTTGTTCGATGGTTTCGTGGAGCTCGAGCCCGAGCGCCCCGCGCGATCCATCGCGCCGCCCGAGCATATCGACTTGCATATTCTCGTATGCGTGGTTACCGAGGAAAAAAAGAGCATCGGATCCACGTCGGGGATGCAAACGACCGCGCTTCTCAGTCCGTACTTCGACTCGTGGCTCTCGACCGCGCCCGTCATCTTCTCCTCGATGAAGGAGGCGTTGGCCGCGCGCGACTGGGAGGCGCTGGGCGAGCTCTCGGAGAAGAGCGCGCTGGCCATGCACGCGTGCGCGATGGCGGGCGGCATCGTTTACGTGCGCGGCATCTCCCTCGACTTGTTCGCCGCCGTTCGCGGTCTGCGCGCGAGCGGCATTCTCGCTTACTTCACGGCCGACGCAGGCCCGCACGTCAAGGTGCTGGTCCGCGACGGTGATGTCGCTCGGGCAACGGACGTCTTGTCGAAGGTGCCCGGTGTGCTGCGCGTGCTCGATACACGACCTGGAAAGGGGGCCACCGTCATCGCGTCCAGCCCCGAGGCAACGACATGA
- a CDS encoding polyprenyl synthetase family protein: protein MTNLVRRPTQFRDFALAIKDAVDRELGQWLAPRVARATKLGRSSAAVTDAIAQFATRGGKRVRAVLLAAAYEGYAPTVAGAPPPSALDILPALLSVELLHAYLLMHDDWMDEDEVRRGGPTVHAMLRDHFGSLRRGEIGAILAGDLTASYALEALVETRTSPDRLAESLKEFARIEVDVVLGQTLDVYQDEDVDAVHDLKTNSYTVRGPLLLGAILAGASPMQRAELEAFAWPLGIAFQLRDDLLGTFGDPKKTGKSSANDLRQGKRTALVHELLAGDSHRDAESKSEDRAIIERVLGVADASADDVARVVDRFISSGAKLRVEERLRTLLEDAHARLAKMDLEPNARTILAGAVSALGEREQ from the coding sequence ATGACCAACTTGGTACGTCGCCCAACGCAATTTCGGGATTTCGCGCTCGCCATCAAGGATGCGGTCGATCGCGAGCTCGGGCAATGGCTGGCACCGCGCGTCGCGCGGGCCACGAAACTTGGCCGCTCCAGCGCGGCCGTGACCGATGCGATTGCGCAGTTTGCGACGCGCGGCGGCAAGCGGGTGCGGGCGGTGCTGCTGGCCGCGGCCTACGAGGGATACGCGCCAACCGTCGCCGGCGCGCCGCCGCCAAGTGCGCTGGACATCCTCCCCGCCCTGCTCAGCGTGGAGCTGCTCCACGCGTACTTGTTGATGCACGACGACTGGATGGACGAGGACGAGGTGCGTCGCGGCGGTCCCACGGTGCACGCCATGTTGCGGGATCATTTCGGCTCGCTGCGCCGGGGTGAAATCGGCGCCATTCTGGCGGGGGATCTGACGGCGAGCTACGCCTTGGAGGCGCTGGTGGAGACGCGCACATCGCCCGATCGGCTCGCGGAATCGTTGAAAGAGTTTGCGCGTATCGAAGTCGATGTGGTGCTCGGGCAAACGCTCGATGTTTACCAAGACGAAGATGTCGATGCCGTGCACGATCTGAAAACGAACAGTTACACGGTTCGCGGTCCGCTGCTCCTCGGCGCGATTTTGGCAGGGGCCAGCCCCATGCAGCGTGCGGAGCTCGAGGCCTTTGCGTGGCCACTCGGTATTGCATTCCAACTTCGTGACGATTTGCTCGGGACATTTGGTGATCCAAAGAAGACGGGCAAATCGAGCGCCAACGATCTTCGGCAGGGGAAACGCACCGCCCTCGTTCATGAGCTTTTGGCGGGTGACAGCCATCGCGACGCCGAGAGCAAGAGCGAAGATCGCGCCATCATCGAGCGGGTGCTCGGTGTCGCCGACGCATCGGCCGACGATGTGGCGCGCGTGGTCGATCGTTTCATATCGAGCGGTGCCAAGTTGCGCGTGGAGGAGAGACTTCGCACATTGCTCGAAGACGCCCACGCGCGGCTCGCGAAAATGGATCTGGAGCCCAATGCCCGGACCATCTTGGCGGGGGCCGTATCCGCGCTTGGGGAACGCGAACAATGA